In Amycolatopsis sp. FBCC-B4732, the genomic stretch GATTCCGATCGCCGCGCCGACCTCGCCGTTCAGCCCGAACACCGGGGCGCTCAACGACGCCGCGCCCAGGTCACGTTCCTCGAAGCTCACCGCGTACCCCGTCGAGCGGATCTGGCCGAGCTGCTCGGTCAGCAGGTCGATGTCCACCACCGTGCGCGGGGTGAACCGGGCCAGGCCGTGGCCGATCGCGTCCTTGATCGCCAGTTTGTCCCAGGCCAGGAAGACCTTGCCCGCCGAACCCGCGTGCAGCGGCATCACCATGCCGACCACGAACAGCCGGACCACCGGGTGGCGGGACTCGGCCAGCGAAATCACCGTGCGGTAGGCGCCGTCGCGGACGTACAGGCACGCCGTCTCGCCCGTTTCGTCGCGCAGCTGCTGCAGCACCGGGCGGGTCAGCCGGACCAGGTCCAGGCCGAACGTGCCGGGCGCCGCCCAGCGGACCAGGCCGAGGCCGACGCGGTAGGTGTCGTCGTAGCGGTCGAGGAAGCCTTCGCGCACCAGGTTGTGCACCAGCCGCTGGCACGTGCTCGCCGGCAGCCCGGTGGACCGCGTGATCTGCTGCAGCGTCAGCTCCGGGTCGTCGATCGTGAACGACTCGAGGATCTGCTTGAACTTGCGCAGCACCAGCACCGGCGTCGTCCCGCCGCCACTGCGCTCTTCCTCTGCCATCGCCCCGCCCCGTGCCCGTGGTGTGCCGCACAGTCTAGCGACGCTCGCCCCCGTTGACTCCACGACACACGCCCGTATTCTGAGTTGACAGCTCACATAGTAGTTTGTGGTCGGGCATGAGTGAACAATCCGGGCCCCTCGCGGGCCTCCGGGTGGTCAAGGTCGAGCGCCCCGGCACCGGCGACGAGCTCCGCCGCTGGCGGCTGCACGACGGCGACACCTCGCTGCTCTTCCGCACCCTCGGCCGCAACAAGCGCTCGGTGACCGTCGACCTCCGCCGTCCCGAAGGCCAGGACATCGTGCGGGCGCTGGCCGCGCGCAGCGACGTCCTGCTCGAGAACTTCCGGCCCGGCACGCTCGAACGCTGGGGGCTCGGACCCGGCGAGCTCCGCGCGCTCAACCCGCGGCTGGTCGTCGTGCGCGTCTCCGGCTACGGCCAGACCGGCCCGTACCGCGACCGGCCCGGCTTCGGCGGTGTCGCCGAAGCGATCGGCGGGCTGCGCGCGCTCACCGGCTACCCCGGCCAGGCGCCCACCCGCGTCGGGGTCAGCCTCGCCGACTCCGTCGCCGGTCTCTACGCGGTGATCGGCGCGCTCATGGGCTTGCTCCGCCGTGAACGCGAGCCCGGCGCCCGCCCCGGCGAGGTCGTCGACGTCGCGCTCTACGAAGCCGTCTATTCCCTGATGGAGTCGCTGCTCCCGGACTTCGACGCGCACGGCGTCGTGCGCGGCCCGGCCGGCTCCGCGCTGCCCGGGGTGGCGCCGTCCAACACCTACCGCTGTGCCGACGGCAAGTACATCGTGGTCAGCGGCAACGGCGACGCGATCTTCCGCCGGCTCGCGCACGCCATCGGCCGCGCGGACCTCGCGGCCGACCCGCGGCCGGCGGACAACGCCGGGCGCGTCCGCCACACCGGCCTGCTCGACGACGCGATCGGCGCGTGGGCGGCCACCCTCACCCACGAAGCCGCCGGAGCCGCGCTGCTGGCCGCTTCCGTGCCGAGCGGCCCGATCCTCACCGCCGCGGACATCGCGAAGGACCCGCATTTCGAAGCCCGCGGCATGCACGAACGCCACCGCGTGCGCGTCGGCGCGGGCCGCGAAGCCGAAGTCACCTTCCCTGGCATCGTCCCCGCGCTGGCCGAACGGCCCGGGCGCACCCGCTCGCTCGGGCCGGACCTGGGCGAACACACCGAAGCCGTGCTCGCCGAGCTCGGCATCACCGGCGACGCCGTCGCCGGCCTCCGCGAAAAGGGAGTGATCTGACGTGACCGAAGTCCTCATCACCGAGGTCGTGCTGCGCGACGGGCTGCAGGACGAGCCCGTCACCGTGCCGGCGCACGAAAAGGTCCGGCTCGCCCGCGGCCTGGTCGACGCCGGCGTCCGCGCGCTCGAGGTCGGCTCCTTCGTCTCCGCGCGCCGCGTACCGCAGCTGGCCGACACCGGCGAGGTGCTCCGCGCGCTGCTGCCGGACACCCCCGCGTGCCTGCACACCCTCGTGTTCACCGAACGCGGGGCGCGGCAGGCGATCGACGCCGGCGCCAAGTCGGTGCGGCTGGTCGTCTCCGCCGGCGACGGGCACAGCACCGCGAACGCCGGGGTCCCGGCGGCCGCGGCGCTCGACCGGCTGGCCGGGTGCGCCGAACTGCTCACCGGCGCGGGGGTCGCGCTCGAAGCGTCGGTCGCGACCGCGTTCGCCTGCCCGTTCGACGGCGACACCGAGCCGGACCGGACCGCCGACGTGGCCGCGCACCTCGGCCGGCTCGGCGCACGGGTCGTCCACCTCGCCGACACGATCGGCGCCGCCCGGCCGAGCCGGCTGCGCGCGGTCGTCTCGGCGGTGCCCGACGAACTGCCGGACGTCCCGCTCGGCCTGCACCTGCACAACACCTACGGGCGCGCGGCGGCCAACGCGTGGGAAGGGCTCTCGCTCGGGATCCGCCGGTTCGACGCCGCGCTGGGCGGGATCGGCGGCTGCCCGTTCGCCCCGGGCGCGTCCGGCAACGTCGGCACGGACGACCTCGTCGACTTCTTCCACGGCGAAGGAATCGCGACCGGAATCGACGTCGCGAAACTCGCCGAGGTGCGCGATCAGGTCGGCCTCGCGGTCGGCCACCGGCTCGGCTCGGCGCTGGCCGCCATTTCCGCGGTGCCCGCGCCGCTGCGCTGATCCCGGGTTCGCGCAAGGCTTTCCGGCCGGGCCCAGTCGCCGGGCCTCACCTGGGGATACGGACGGGGGTTCAGTTCGGTTCAAACTTTTTTCGGTGCTTGCCCGGTGTCAAAGGCCCGTGTAACTTCCATAACGGAACGATAACCAGCCGGTTGACGGCGCGGCCACGGGCAGGTGAGCGCGCACCCACTGATGTCGGGTCAGTGGACCAGCCGGAAAGCCGTTCCTTGCCGACGCATTCCTGATGGGCACGAGCCTGGGCTCGTACCCGTTCAGTGTCGCGCGTTCCCGCCAGCCCGACACCCCGGAGGATTTCCCCATGCCCAGCAGCACCCAAGGACGGCACCGCCTGTCCCGCAGAACCAAGATCGCGACCGGCGGCCTCGCCCTCGCGATCGCGGTCGGCGGCATCGTCGTCGCGACGACCACCGGAAACACCGGCGAAGCCAGCGCCGACGAAGCGAACCCCGCGTTCTTCGTCGACATCCTGAAGGTGAAGCCGAACCAGTTCGACCCGCGGCCGGTCTACGGCGCCGCGACGGGCACGTTCACCGTCGACTGCGGCCGCAACGAGAACCAGCACTTCAACCCGGACAACTTCATCGCGCAGCCCGGCGTCCGCAACGGCGCCCAGCACCTGCACGACTACGTCGGCAACCTCTCCACCAACGCCGACTCCACCAACAAGACCCTCGCGAAGGCCGGCACCACCTGCCGCAACGGCGACAAGTCCGCCTACTTCTGGCCCGTCGTCCGGATCGACACCGGCGAAGAGGACAAGAACGAGCCCGCGAAGGCGCCCGACGGCGACCGCGCGCAGGCCGCCCAGGAGTCGAAGACGGTCCAGGTCGCCTGCCCGGACGTCGCGAGCAAGCTGCCGGACATCCCCGACCAGGCGATGGACGAAGTGGACAGCAACCTCGACCAGCTCGACTCCCAGGCCGACGAGGCGAACAAGAAGGTCGCGGCGGCGCAGGGCCAGGGCGGCGAGAACCTCGTCCAGAACAGCATCATCGGCCCGCTCAACGACCGCCGCAAGGCGATCATCGACCGGATCCTCACCGCGATCGGCCGGTTCGCGCCGAAGCCGGGCGGCATCGGCGGCCTGCCGTGCGGGACGAAGCCCGGCAAGGACACCGGATCGCCGACGCCGCCGCCGAGCAGCACCGCGGGCGGTGCGCTGCCCGGGCAGGACGACAACAACGAGCTGCCCGGCAACGACGGCAAGATCCTGCGGCCGCAGAAGGTCCAGATCACCTTCCGCGGCAGCCCGGTGGGCAAGGTCGTGGCCATGCCGCGGTTCCTGCGCGTGCTCTACGGCGACGCGAAGGTCTCGACCAACGGCACCGCCAACGCCCGCGCCAGCTGGACGTGCAGCGGGTTCGAGAACCGCGTCACCGAGAAGTACCCGATCTGTCCGGAGAACAGCAAGGTCAAGCGCGTGCACACGTTCCCGAGCTGCTGGGACGGGCAGAACACCGACAGCGCGAACCACCGCACGCACATCGTGTTCCCGGACCAGAACGGCCGGTGCGCCAAGGGCTTCAAGGCGGTGCCGCAGCTGCAGATCTCGCTGACCTACGACATCCCGCACGACATCCAGGTCAAGAAGCAGTACAAAGTGGACGCTTTCCCGCAGGAGAAGCACAACCCGTTCTCCGACCACGACGACTTCGCGAACGTGATGTCACAGCGGATCATGAACGGGCTGGTCAACTGCGTGAACCGCGGCCGGACCTGCCGGGCGTGAGCTGAGCCGGACCGAAGGCCCCCACCGAGCGCCGGTGGGGGCCTTCGTCGTGCACGGGTCATGTCCGGACCGTGACGAACGCATGGGCGCGGGCGTGCGGATCGCAGTCCAGAAGACGTCAGGACGCACGGCGCCGCCCGAAACTGGTTCCCGTCACCCCGCCCCGGTGGGCCCGCCGGGGGACATCCACTTCACCCCGCAGGAGGAACCATGATCTCGAGCTTCGAGCGTCCCTCGGCCGTCGTCGTCCACAACCGCGCGGTCGTGCACAACCGGGCCGTCGTCCACAACCGCGCCGTGGTCCACAACCGCGCCGTCGTGCACAACCGCGCGTCCGCCAAGTAGTCCCGGCCCAGCCGTAGACGTGCCGCGGCCCTTCCCCGGGCCGCGGCACGGCCCCGCCGACGAGGGGATCGCCATGCCTTCCGACGACATCCGCCTGCAGCTGACCGGCGTCGAGCTCCACGACCTGGAGCCGGAGCTGTGCCTGCTCAGCACCCCGAACGGCGGCCAGTACTCGATCACCGCGCCGGTGGGCGAGTTCCGCGCGTGGCTGAGCCGCTGCGACGGCACCCGGACGCGCGCCGAGCTGCTCGCGGGGATGAGCCCGGACCACGCGGAGGTGCTCGACGTCCTCGAAGCGGACGGCTGCCTGCACCCGGCCACCGGCGACGACGGCGCCCGGCGCCTCGCCGCGACGACGGTGCTGGTCACCGGGGCGGCCGAGCTGACGGGACCGCTGGCGGAGGTTCTCGGAGCGACCGGTTACGGGTCGGTGCGGCCGCTGGCCGAAGCGGCGCTCCTGGTGAACCCGGCGGAGGTCCTCCGCACGGCCGGCGATGGTCCGGCGCGGTCCGCGGACCCCGCGGACCCGGCGGAGATCCTCGGCTCGGCCGCCTACAACGCGGTTCCACCGCTCGTCGAAGCCGCGTTCCCCCTGGCCCCGGCCGACACCGTCCTCGTCGCCGCCTACACCCACCCCGCCTACCGGGAGCTCAGCGCACTCGACGCGTTCTGCACCGAGCACGGCGTGCGGTTCTTCCCCTTCCGCTGCGAACGCGGCCAGGGCATCGCCGGTCCCGCGGTCGAACCGGGCTTCGGCCCCGACTTCGCCGACGTGCTCGCGCGGCGCCGCTCGGCCGCCCTCGACGCCCGGGTCCCCGACGCCTTCGCCGCCGCCGAGGCCCCGCCCGGGCCGCGGTTCCGGCGAACCGACGCCCGCTGGCTGGTCAGCGCCCTCGCCGTCCAGCTCGAACGGTGGATCGCCGGCGAGCCCGCCGAGACGACGACCGGCGAGCTCGAGCTCGACCCCGTCCGGCTGACCGCGCTCCCCCGGCCCGTTCTCCCCGTGCCCGACCGGCCCCGGCCGGTCCGGGACCAGGGCCTGCGGCCGGACCTGCTCGTCGACGACCGGACCGGGATCGTGACCGCGGTGCACGAACTGCCCGCCGCGCCGGGGATGCCCGCCCGGCTCAAGGTGTGCGCGGTGGACGTCGCGGACATGCGGCGGGTCGTCGACTGGCCCAACGACCGCCAGGCGTTCGGGACGTCGTGGCACGACTTCGAGCCGGCCCGCGAGTCCGCGATCGGCGAGGCCGTCGAACGCTACTGCGGCAGCTGGCTGCCCCCGGAACGCGAACTCCGCCACGGCAGCTACGACCAGCTGCGCCGCGCCGGCGTCCCGGCGCTGGACCCGCGCCGGCTCAACCTCTACTCGGCCCGGCAGCACCGCACCCCCGGCTTCCCGTTCGCGCCGCTGACCACCGACGCGGAATGCGCCTGGGTGGAAGCCTTTTCGCACACGACGAAGGAGCCCGTATGGGTACCCGCGTGCCTCGTCTCGCAGGCACCCGAACCCGGTGGGGCGCGCTTCACCGACCCGCTGATCGCCGGGCTGGCCGGTGGCACGAGCGCCGAGCACGCCGTCACCTCCGGCCTCGAGGAGGTTCTCGAACGGGACACCACGATGGTGTGGTGGGCCAACGCACCGCGGCTGCGCGCCCTGCCGGTGCCGCCCGAGGTGCGCGCGCTCGTCGCCGACACCACCGAAACCTACGAAGTCACGCTGATCCCGCTGGACAACGAGTTCGCCGTCCCGGTCGTCGCGGCGGCGGTGTTCGACCGGGCGCGCCGCTGGCTGTCGATCGGGTTCGCCACGCGCCCCGACGCCCTGGAAGCGGCCAAGAAGGCGCTCGCCGAAGGGTTCACGCTGCAGCACACCTGCCTCGCGCTCGACGACGAGCGCGAGCTGGCCGCGATGCGCGACGACCTGCCGCACCTGGGCAACCTGAAGCCGTACCGGGCCGACCGGCGCTACCTCGACTCCTACCGCGCGGACTTCGGCGACGTCGTGGACCTGCTGTGCCAGCAACAGGTCTACCTCGACCCGCGGGCGGCGGCCCACGTCGCACCGTGGGTCCGCGACCTGCCGGAGCGGAGCTGGGAAGGCCTGCCCGCGCTCGGCGAACGGACGCTCAAGACCTACCAGGACCGCGTCGAGGCACGCGGGTTCGAGGTGCTCAGCGTGGACCTCACCACCCGTGACGTCGCCGCGGCCGGGTTCCACGCCGCGCACACGCTGGTGCCGGGGCTGGTGGCCAACTTCCCGGCCGGGCTGCCGTACTGGGGCGACGGCCGCGTGCGCCGCGCGGCGGTCGACCTCGGCTGGCGCGCGCACCCCCTGCCCGAAGCGCGGCTGAACACCTTCCCGCTCCCCCACGCCTGAGGACGCACCGATGGCCGTCACCGCACTGCTCGGGCTGCCCCGCACCCGGGGCCGCCTCCCGCTGGTCGCCGCCCAGGGCGTGGACGCGCTCGGCACCGGCCTGTTCCTGCCGTTCGCCGTCGTCTACTTCCACGCCGCCAAGGGACTTCCGCTGACGGCCGTCGGCGCGGCGCTCTCGCTCGCCGCGTTGCTCGCCCTGCCGGCCGGGCTCTGCGCGGGCCCGCTGGTGGACCGTTTCGGCCCGCGGCGGGTGGTCGTCGCGGCCAACCTGCTGCGGGTGCTCACCTTCACCGGGTACGTCTTCGCCGGGTCGCCGCCGGTCCTGGTGGTGCTGGCGGCGCTGACGTTCTGGGGCGAAGGCCTGTTCTGGCCCGCGTCCGGTGCGCTGGTGGCGCAGGTGGCCGACGACGGGCAGCGCGCCCGCTGGTACGCGATGGAGCGCACGCTGCGCAACGTCGGGATCGGCCTCGGCGGGCTTGCCGGCAGCGTGCTCGTCGTGGTGGGCGGCTACGCGGCGATCGTCGTGCTCAACGCCGTGAGCTTCCTCGTCGCCGCCGTGCTCGTGGCGACCTGGCGGGGCCGGGCGGGCGAAGCCCCGGCGCGGACCACCGCGCCGCGCGGGGGTTACCGGGCCGTGCTCGCCGACCGCGCGTTCCGCCGCGTGCTGGTGACCGTCTTCGTCTTCGCGTTGTGCGACCTGGCTTTGACGGTGCTGCTGAGCGCGTACGTGCTCGACGCGCTGCGGTTGCCGGCGTGGCAGCCCGGTGTGCTGTTCGCCCTCAACACGGTGCTGGTGGTGCTCGCGCAGACGGTCGTGGCCGGGCGGGTGGAGCGGTTCCGCCGGGGGCGGACGCTGCAGGTCGCGGCCGTGGTGTGGGCCGGGGCGTTCCTGCTCTACGCGGCCGTGCCGCTGGTGACGGCGCTGCCCGCGTTCGCCGTGCTGACGCTGGCCACCGCGGTTTTCACGGTGGCCGAGCTGCTGCAGGCGCCGACCAGCAGCGCGTTGACCGTGGCGCTCGCGCCCGCCCACCTGCGCGGGCGCTACCTCGGGCTCGAGGAAGTGCTCTGGGGTGCGGCGCGGGTGCTGGCCCCGGTGACCTTCACGGCGTTGCTGGCGGGTGGCCCGCAGCTGCCGTGGCTCGTGCTCGCCGGGTGCTGCCTGCTGGCGGTGGCCGTCCTGACCGGGCTGAAGGCGGTCCCGGAGCCGGTGCGGGAGACGGCGAATGCCTGACTGGACCGCGGTCACCGGCCTCTACCACCAGGTCTACCGCGAACCTCCCTATGGGGAAAGCGAAGCGGACGTGGCCCGGTTCCGCGAAACGCTGGCGCAGCACGCGGAGTTGCCCGGGTTCGCGCTGACGGCCGTCCACAGTGGAGACGTGTTGGACGGGTTCGCCTACGGCGTCGGCCGCGAGGCGGGCTGGTGGCCGTCCCCGGCGGCGGCCGCCCCGCCGCCGTGGCTCGCCGGGCGTCCGCTGTTCTACGTGTACGAGCTCGCCGTCCGGCCGGGGCGGCGCGGGCGGGGCCACGGCCGGGACCTGCTCGACCGGCTGCTGCGCGACCGGGCCGAGCCGTGCGCGCTCCTCGCCGCGGCGACGGCGGCCCCGGCGCACGCGCTGTACCGGCGGTGGGGCTGGGAGGCGGTCGGCGTGTTCAGGCCGGGTGTCTCGGAACTGCTGGCTCGGCGGCTCTGAGAGCGTCCTCGGTCACCACGAAAAGCCCGCCCACCACCGAAAACGCCAGCACGGTCATCACGACGAACACCACGTGCAGCCCGAAGGCCTGCGCGAGCGCGCCGCCGGCCAGCGCGCCGAGCGACTTCGTGCCCCACGCGACCAGCCGGTGGCTGCTGGTGAGGCGGCCGAGCAGCCGGTCCGGCGTGATCCGCTGGCGCAGCGACACCATGACCACGTTCGACACCAGGATGCCCGCGCCGCCGGCGAAGAAGGCCGCACCGACGACGTACGGGTCGGCGGTCACGGCGAGCACGCCGACCGTCAGGCCGCCGGCGAGCCACGACACCCGGAGCGCGCGGACGCGGCCGAGCCGGCGTTCCACCGTCTCGGCGAGCAGCGACCCGGCCAGGCCGCCCGCGGCGGTCGTCGCCGTCAGCAGGCCGAAGGCCGGTCCGGACAGGCCCATCGCCGAGCCGGGGCCGACCGCGTAGAGGACCAGGACCGCGAACGTGGCTCCGGTGGCGAAGTTGAACGTGCCGACCATGAGGGAGAAGGTCCGCAGAACCTTGTGGCGGGCGAGGAACCGCAGGCCCTCGGCGATGTCCGCGCGCAGGGTGGCGGGTCGGTCGCCGCGCGGGATCCGGTACGAGCCCCGCACGAACAGCAGCGCGGCGACCGCCACCGCCCACAGCACCACCGGCGTGACGAACGCGGCCAGCACCCCGGCGGTGACCAGGACCCCGGCCAGCGGCGGCCCGGCGAACTCGTTGGCGGTCTGTTCGACCGCGTAGACCCGGCCGTTGGCGCGGGCGAGGTCGGCCCGCCCGACGACCTGCGGGACGATCGACTGCGCGGCGGTGTCGTAGAGCGTCTCGGCGGTGCCGGCACCCAGCGCGACGACGTAGAGCGCCCAGATCGAGCCCCCGCCGTAAGCGGTCAGCACCGCGACGACGGCGACGAGCGCCCCGCGCAGGACGTTGGCGCCGAGCATCGCGCGGCGGCGGTCGAGCCGGTCGACGAGCGCGCCGGCGGGCAGCGCGAAGAGCAGCCACGGGACGCTGAAGGCGAACGCGAGCCCCGCGACCAGCGCCGGCTCGCGCGTGTACCCGACGGCGACCAGCGGCAGGGCGACCTTGAGGACGCCGTCGGCGAGGCTCGACAGGCCCGCGGCCGTCCACAGCCGCCAGAAGGTCCGGTGCATGAATGGAGGATCGCACATCGATGGACTTTTCTCCATCGATCCGAGCTTTCCCCATCGATCGACTACGCTGCGTCCATGAACGAACCACGCCGCCGCCGTCCGGCGACGCCGGAGGAAGCCAAGGCCCTCGGCCACCCGCTCCGGTTGCGCATCATGCGGCTGTGCCTGGTCGACGAGCTGACGAACAAGCAACTGGCCGACCGCCTCGACCGTGACCCGGGCACGGTCCTGCACCACGTCCGCCAGCTGGTTTCAGCCGGCCTGCTGCACCCGGCGCCGGTCCGGACGGGGCCGAGCGGAGCGCTGGAGAAGCCCTACCGCGCGGACAACGAGACCTGGTGGCTCGACGGTCCCCTGGCCACCGCCGACGCGGAGACGCGGTTCGCGCCGATCGAGATCTTCCAGGAGGAGCTGCACGCGGCGGGCCCGGATTCGGTGGCGGTGCACGAGAAGTTCCTGCTGCACCTGTCACCGGACGAGGTGGAAGAGCTGGACCGCCGGATCCTGGCGGTGCTGGACGAGTACGTGGCGACCGACCACGAGCGCCCGGACCGGCCGGCGATCGGCGGGATCTTCGTGCTGCACCACCTGAAGCCCGGAACCTGAACCGCCCCCTGCCCGGGGGAGGTGGGCAGGGGGCGGTCCGGTTGGTCAGGTCAGTGGTTCACCTTGAACCACGGCTGCGACCAGCCGAGGTAGGTCTGGCCCCACTTGCTCTTGATCTGGGCGATCGTCGTCTCGGTGTAGCTGCCGTAGCCGTTGATGTCGTTCGACAGGAACTTGCCGCCGCCGATGGAGATCATCGTGTGGCCCGCGCCGCTGCTCTTGAAGAACGCGAGGCCGCCCGCCGGGACCTGGGTGTCGCCCGGGTGCTTGAACGAGGCCGGGATCTGGGTCCAGTGGATGTAGGCCGTCTCCGAGCCCGACGCGGTCCAGCCGTAGTTCTGCGCGTTGATCCGGTCGCACCAGCCCTCGTAGGAGTCGAGGTCGTTCGTGTGCACGCGGGTCTTGGCGTAGGCCACCGCCTGCGCGCAGGTCTTCGGGTTCCCGGTGCCCGCGGTGGTGCAGGACAGCGTCGAGCCCGCGCAGTCCGGGGCCACCCGGCCGTCCGAGCCGGTGTAGACGTAGGCGTCGCTGATGTAGCCGTCGCCGACCTTGTCCCAGATGTCCGACGTGCCATACTTGCCGTCGACGGTCGATCCGTTGGTCTGGCAGGAGATGGTGACGGCGGTGCCGTCCGCGATCGTGCCGACCGCGCTGCCGCCGGTGCTCGGCGTGGACCGCACGGTCAGCGCGATCCCCGAGTCCGTGTGCACCGTGCCTGTCGCCGCCAGGGCCGGGGTGGCGCCGGCCAGTGCGATCGCCGCGGCGATGCCGGCCACGCCGGCCACCCGCTTCCCGATCCGAATTCTCATTTGTCCGTCCCTCCGGGATTCGTTGTGGGGACAGCGTGGCGGCCGCCGGTACAAGGGCCGTACAAACGCACGCACCGGCCTCTGGAGATGCGGCAAACAGGACGAAGCCCCGCCGGAGGGGTGCCCGGCGGGGCTTCGACGCGAACTCAGGCCAGGTACTCGGCCGCCGCCCGCAGGCTCACGTAGGAGCCGCTGAACGTGTCGATCCGCGGGCCGCCGTCGCCGGCCGGTCCCGGTGCCCCGGTCTCGACGCGGATGTAGTCCACAGTGGACAACGCGGCCAGCAGCTCCCGCACGCGCGGGTGCCGGTGTGCCTCCCGCGTGACCACGACAACGCTGCGGAACCCCCGCGCCGCTTCGAGAACCGCGTCGGCGTCGTCCGGGGTCGCGGCCAGTACCCGCGTTCCCGGCACCAGCTCGGCCAGGTGCGCACCGAGTCCCCACGGCATCGGACCGGCCGCGATGGTCGGCTCGGTCTGGACGTCGACCACCAGCGGCGGTCCGGCCAGCCGCACGTCGCCCCGCACGCGCAACGCCTTGCGCGCCGCTTCCAGCCCCAGCCGCCGGTCGACCGGGCCGACCGTCGCCGGCGCGGGGTCGGTGCCGAGCGCCGCCGTCCGCGAAGCCGCTTCGGAAAGCCGCTCCAGGGGCAGCTCCCCCGCCGCCACCGCGGCCACGATCGCCGCGACGCAGGCGTCCAGGTGCTCGGCCTCGAACGCCGCGCCGCCGAGGCAGAGCGCGTCCGCGCCCGCGGCCAGCGCCCGCACGGCCGAGCGGCCGAGGCCGTCGTGCTTGCCGTACGCGCCCGAGACCGCGCCCATCTCCAGCGCGTCGGTGATGACCGCGCCGGTGAAGCCGAGCTCGCCGCGCAGGACGTCGGTGAGCGCCGTCCGGTTGAGCGTGGCCGGCTCGTCGCCCCAGGCCCGCACGACCAGGTGGCCCGACATCACCGAGCGCACCCCGGCCCGGATCGCCGCGGCGAACGGGACCAGCTCGATCTCGCGCAGCTCTTCGACGGTCCGCGGCAGCACCGGCAGGGCCACGTGCGAGTCCTCGGTCGCCGCGCCGTGGCCCGGGAAGTGCTTGGCGCACGCCGCCACGCCGTACTTCTGCAGCCCGGTCACATACGCCGCGACGTGCGGCGACGCCTTCGCCGGGTCGGACCCGAACGCCCGGACGCCGATGATCGGGTCTTCGGCCGCCAGCGTCAGGTCCGCGCACGGCGCCAGGTCGAGCGTGACACCGCAGGCCGCGAGCCGTTCGCCGAGCGCGGCGGCGACCGCCGTGGTCAGCTCCGGGTCGTCGGCCGCGCCGAGGGCCAGCGGCCCCGGCACGAACGACCCGGTGTTCACGTCGAGGCGGGTGACGTCGCCGCCCTCCTCGTCGATCCCGACCACCACGCCGTCGCGCTCGCCCCGCAGCTGCGCGGTGAGCGCGGCGACCTGCTCGTCGTCGACGACGTTGCGCCCGAACAGGACCACCCCGCCCAGCCCGCCGGCCACGCGGCGCCGGAGCCAGTCCGGCGCGGTCGTCCCGGCGAACCCGGGCAGGAGGACTGCTTCGGCGAGCTTCTCCGGTGTGGACAACGGCTACCCCTTCACGGCACCGGCGGTCGCGCCGGACACGAGCTTGCGCTGCACGAGCAGGAAGAAGATCAGCGCCGGGATGGCGTAGATGACCGACGCGGCCATCACCCCGCCCCAGTCGGTGGCGAACGCCGTGCGGAAGGACGCCAGCCACACCGGCAGCGTCTCCTTCGGCTTGTCCTGGATGAAGACCAGCGCGAACAGGTACTCGTTCCACGCGGTGATGAAGCTGAACACCGACGTGGTGACCAGTCCCGGCCCGAGCAGCGGCAGCGTGACGCGGCGGAAGGCGCCGGTCTGGCTGCAGCCGTCGATCATCGCGGCCTCTTCCAGCTCGTACGGGATCCCGTTGACGAAGCCGTAGAGCATCCACACCGTGAACGGCAGCGTGGTGGCGAAGTAGATCAGCAGCAGCGACGGCAGCGTGTTGAGCAGCCCGGCGTCCCGCATCAGCAGGAACAGCGGGATGAACAGGGCCGAC encodes the following:
- a CDS encoding carbohydrate ABC transporter permease, coding for MKKSLSQRIVLSVVGVLVALAIVFPTYWMFVTSLRTPGEILSPKYDLIPTSFSFGNFATALGKDNFPTYLLNSLIVTVGSVLCALIAGTLAAIPLSRLRFTGRKGFLVLVMVAQLAPVSALFIPLFLLMRDAGLLNTLPSLLLIYFATTLPFTVWMLYGFVNGIPYELEEAAMIDGCSQTGAFRRVTLPLLGPGLVTTSVFSFITAWNEYLFALVFIQDKPKETLPVWLASFRTAFATDWGGVMAASVIYAIPALIFFLLVQRKLVSGATAGAVKG